The window TTTGTGTATAGCTGATGTTGTTAAGGGGCTTAGCATAGAGGTTGTATTCAACTTTGATATAAATCTCGAGGGCTATAATGTGTTGGCGGTTGAGGAAATCTCTGCTACTGGGCTTCACCTAGCCAAGGCAAAGGAAATTGTATTGAATAATTGGAGAGCTGGAAATGTTAAAACAGCAACACTTGTGTGGAAAGTATCTACATCACCTCTCAAACCAGAATACGTGTTTATAACAACAAATAGTTTTGTTTGGTTCCAATTCCCATGGTCAAGACTATCAGATTATCAACAGTTTGCAAAGGTTGCTATGGAGGAGGAGTGCAGAAATAGTGGAAAGTGCCAGTGGACGTTAGACGAAGTTGAAAAGCTTTTCAGGAAGTGGTATGGGTTTGACGCAGATAGGAAATATCTTTCAATGGCTTTAGAAAAGCTTGTGGAGCTAGAGGTTGCTAGAAAAATAGGTAATGCAATATATCTCATTCTTGTATAGATTTTGTGAATACATTAAATGCTGAGAACAAAAACTTATTAAAATAAAAAGAGTCATTACTTTATTGAAATGATTCGAGGTTTTGTGCAATGCTTGTAGAGGTTTTGTTTGAGGATTTAAACAATTCTCTTGTTATAGATGTTGAAACTCATGTTGAAACTGTTAAGCAGGTGCTTCCATTTAAGTCAAAAGCTGTTGTTTGGAAACATGAAATATATTTTTCAACTCCCATAAACATAAGCTTTAGTGAAAAGACCTTGTTTACAGCATTAAAAAGGGTCTTGTTTATTATTGGCCTCCAGAAAAAGCCATGTGCATATTCTACGGCTTTTCACATCCATATACACCAGTAGTTTACTTGGGTAGTGTTGTAGATCCTTTGCACACCATTGAGAATTGGAGTGGCTCTGTACATGTATATGAACACAGCATTGATAAAAGATTTGACAATGTTATTGAGAAGCTTGTTAAAATGGGATACAAAGTTGCAACACCTTTGAGAAATGGTGAAAGAGTTGTTGTTGCATATAAAAAGACTAGAAAAGGTAGATTATCGCTAATAGTTTATCCTGAAAGCTATGGTGTGCACATTGAGAGTGAAGGGATGATTAAGTATAGCGAAATTGGTGTTGCTCCCATTGCTTATCGCCGTTTGTTAAGACTTGTAACAAAAGTTGTTAAACCAAAGTATGCAAGATTCGATATTTCAGAAAACAACTACATTGTTGTTACAGCTGGTTTGGAAACCATTGATAAAATTGAAAAAGCTTTAAACGAAATTGAGAAAATGCAGACAATGCTACAAGAACAACTACTTGTGTTGTAAATTATTGTTTGCCCCTTGGCACACATCCAATCATTTCATATTTTTTCGTTGTTTAGCCAGCGGCTTCTCCATCCACACATAGGAGAGAGTGAGTTTTAAGCCTCACTCCTGGCACTACTTGCATAGTCAACACTTAAAACAATGAGCTTAACACATTTGGATGCAGAAGCCGATGAAGGTAAAAGGGCTAGTTATAGCACAATGAGATCTCACAAAATGCAAAACTTATAAACCTCTCTGCCTTTTTTTAAGGATGAGAAGCAGTGAGCTTTGGTCATAACAATCAACCAACTTCTTCAGCAAAAACTATATTAATAGCAACAACATTATTAATCATTGCAACTGCTGGTATTACTCATAGTGTAGTAGCTGATGTATGGCTCGATGCTCATTATGATTCGAGACTGGAATATGCTGATGACAAGGTTGATGCTATAAAACTTATAATGGAGAATGAGTGTTTAGGGGGAATGAGATACACTGTTTACGTATTTGGAGACTGGTATAAGGATTGGATCATTAAATATAGTTTACCTTATGCCATTGTATGGCACATAGCTTCTCATGGGGGCTTTGACTCTCTGGGAAACAATTTCCTGCTAACTCATTATAATGAACTAATATATGGGCAAGAGATACCTGATCTTACAAATGTTCATGAAGGTGGTCCTATGTATTTAGCATTTGCTTCAGCCTGTTATTCTGGTCACCCTAGAGTGTGGTCCAGGACCTATATGTTATATCAGGGCTTTCTCGACAAAGGAGCTCTTGCATATATGGGGTACATGTACACAGTAGGAGATTATGAGGCTTTCTTGTTCGCACGCTGGTTTTACCATTATGCGGCAGGAGATGATGGAATAATACATACTGTTGGCGAGGCCAAGACCTTGGCTAAGTATATGGTGCCTGCAGTAAAGGGTAATATACAACTTTATGGAGCATCGAATATAGTTATTGTGGATGGGTATTATTTTGTGAATACCTGTGTCAAGGGTGCGTAAATAGGTGGTGATATGGTTCTGAGGTTTCCTCCTAAAATTTTTGCATTACTATCTCTAATACTTACATTGATAGCAATAGGCATAGTTGCTTACACTGCAATTTCACCAAACCAAGGCTTTCGCAACATAAGCAATGAGACGTCTAAACCTCGATACGAGCTACCCATCATTATTATAGATTCTGATAAGGCCAGTGTTAAAATAAGTCTTGAAGAAGCTATGAGAATGGTTTCTAGAATATGGGATGTGCCTAAAAGCGCTCCCTCGGCCAGAGTTATTATAGATAAAATCGAGGGTAGAACTTATTGGTCCCTTGGCTGGGTGGAGAATAGCGGAAAGGTTTATGCCATGGTTGATGCTGAAACAGGACAGGTGGTGTTATTACACGATTTCAGGTATAAAGCAAAAATGGATAATTTAAAGAACCGTGCTCGTGCTGTGGAAATAGCTGTGAAGTTGCTGGAGAAGCTTGGTATTCCCACGCACATGCTAACGCCTGAGCCCTCTGTGTTAATTGAGAGAGCGCCTGCTGATGGACCAGTTCAAGAGATAACATATGAAGTTATGTGGAAACAGGTGTACAAAGGTATTCAGGTTATTGATGGCTATGTAATTGTCTCAGTAGATCCTGAGAATCAGCGGCCTGTGGGCTTTGTAGTTAAGCTCTTGGATGTGGAGAACATATCGGTGGAACCAAAGATAACACGTGATTCAGCAGTAGCTATTGCTACTGAGTTTCTGAAGTCAAGGGGCTACAGCCTTGGAGAAGTTGCTGAGGTTAAGCTCTGTATTGGAAGACCTAACTACTATTGGGAGGGTAAGCCAATAATACGGGGCCCGCCATCACTTCTATGGATTGTTGTATTCAAAAAGCCTTATAGTGATTCAGGTACTGTTGAAGTATGGGTTGATGCTCACAGTGGGGTGGTTGTTGGTGGAGACAAAACACGCTGCTAAAGCGCTTCTGAAGCTGGTTAAAGCTCTTCAGATAGTGGTCTTAATAGCCTCAATAATATTTTTTATTCATCCCTGGGCCGAAGTTTTTATCGAGCGATGTGTTATATATTATAACGGGCTTAGCTTTAGCTGTATTAGGAGAGAATGTATCAACCCACCCTATCCCACAGGGCTTTTATCTCTTCTCGGATTCTTCTTTGGCTTTCTCTCTATATTCAGCTCGAGGAAAGCTCCTTTATTTAGCTTGGTAAGCGGTTGTCTCATAGCTCTTAGCAGTTTGCTCTCACTCATGCAATTAAAGCTGTACATAGCACCAGCATCGAGATCCATATACATAACACCCTGGATATACATGCATATTACCACAGGCCTTGTACTAACAGTTCTAAGCATATTTCAACTCCAGTTGCAAAGCAAATTTAGCAATAAGAAGAGTTAGCAAAGAGAAGAACACGTCGAAGACTATTGGCTTAGACAATAATAAAGACTCATAAGCTTTAGCTTTTCAGCTACTACAGATATCTAGAGCCACACACCTCAACAACAACAAAGTATTCACAAAAGACTAAGCACAGGCTGTTTTCGATTTAGCGATAAATTTAAATGCTTTTGTTCACATGTAAATACTTGATGATGAGAAAAGATGTTGTGTAAACACATCTCTGTGATCCGCTATGCGGTGAGAGGGGGTGAGAGAGTAAGAGTTGCAGATGGGAGTCTCGTGGCGTTGGGCTCGACAGAGCCCCATGAGGCTTGGGTGAAGCTGGTGAGCCCAAGCCTAGGGCTAACCCCACTCACGGAATTAAAAGTGATTGAAACCTATTATAAGTACCGTGAGTGGGGAAACGCTAAAACCTAGGAATGTGGGATATTGCCAAAAACTGTGAATAATCCTTCACTGTAAGAGCCAAGTCTTCATTACTGAACCACTAAATACATTGTTTAGCGCTTCTTTTGTTAAGAACAGTTCTCCTGACATCATCAATAATCTGCTTATGATTTTAAATAAAACTTTTATACTCTATACGTTAAAGCATAACATTAAAACATACTAAGGTTTTGGCCATGAGCAAAATAGTTTATGTTACAATAGCTGTTGTTGTAGTTGTAGCTGCTGTGTTTGCAGTATATTACCTTGGTTTCTTGAGCAAGCCTGTAGAGAAGGTTTTGAGGGTTGGGACATCGCCTGATTTCCCACCTTTTGAATATGTTGATGAGAAAACTGGTGAAGTTGTTGGAATAGATATTGACTTGATTAAGGCTATAGCCAATAGGCTTGGGTACAAGGTTCAAATTGTTAGCATGGATTTTGATGGTCTTATACCAGCTCTTGAACAAGGCCAGGTGGATGTTGTTATATCGGGTATGACTATAACTGAGGAAAGAGCTAAGAGAGTTGATTTCAGTATACCGTATTGGAAGGCTGACCAGGCTATAATAGTTTCTAAAGGCTCTTCATTTAAGCCATTGAAAATAGAGGATCTTGTGAATCACACTGTTGGTGTGCAAAGTGGTACCACAGCTGAGCAGCTTCTTGATAGCTATGTTTCCAAGGGCTATAACATAAATGTTAAGAGGTATTCCTCATACACACTAGCTGTTCAGGATTTGATAAATGGTAGAGTTGATGCTGTTGTTGTTGACTCTCCAGTTGCAAATACATTGGCCAAGAAATACAGTGTAGAGGTTGCTGCTACTATAACAACTGGTGAGGAGTATGGAATAGCTGTTAAAAAAGGCAATAAAGCTCTCTTAGATCAAATAAACAAGGCTTTAAGCGAAATTCTTAATAGTAGTGAGTGGGACTCTATAATCTCTAAGTATATGGGCTAGAAACCAAATGGATTTTAATCAGCTTTTTCAAACAATAATATTCATTGCTTTAAAGGGTGTTTCAAACACTTTTCTATTGTCTTTCGGAGCTTTTTCTCTTGGCCTTGGACTTGGATCTTTACTAGCATTTATGCAAGTCTTGATTGGGGGATTTGCAAGCAAGTTGATAGATTTTGTGACAAGGGTTTTGAGAAGTATTCCACCAATTCTCATGCTTTTCATAGTTTTCTACGGCTTTAGAATAAACAATGTGGTTGCAGCAATAATTGGTTTGGGTATTATAAGCTCTGCATACCAATCACAAATACTTAGAGGTGTTGCAGAAGCTGTTGCTGCAAGGCAGCTTGATGCAGCACTTTCGATAGGACTTGATTTGTGGGGTTCTTTTAGAAGTGTTATACTTCCACAAGTTGTTTTGTTATCTATACCAGCTCTTCTAAATGAATTTACAACAATTTTGAAGGATTCTTCAATAGCTTATGCAATTGGTGTTGTTGAAATGTTTACTACTGCTATAAACTTAGCCAATGCCAGAATGGAGTACGCTATTCCACTGGTCTCAGTATCAATTCTCTATATAGTGATATGCTTTGGCATATCCTATGCAGCTAGCCTTATCCACAGAAAAATATCTTTGCTAGGCTATGGTGAATCAATGTGAAGACTTTGCTTCAGGCTATAGATATCCACAAGTATTTTGGTAAGCAACATGTTTTAAAAGGTATTAATCTCGATGTTTACGAAGGAGAAACAGTTGTTATCATAGGCCCTTCGGGCTCTGGAAAATCAACGCTTCTCAGATGCCTAAACCTTTTGATAAAACCTGATAGAGGTAGAATAATATTTGATGGTGTTGACATAACAAGTGGTGGTGTTGACATAAACAAGGTTAGACAAGAAATTGGATTTGTTTTTCAAAGCTACAACCTCTTCGCCCACTTAACCGCTATTGAAAATGTTGTACTAGGTCTTGTAAAAGTTAAGAAGATGAGTAGAGAAGAGGCTAGGAGAGTAGCTGCTGAAGCTCTTTTATCTGTTGGTATAACAGAGGATTTGTGGAGCAAATACCCAGCTCAGCTATCCGGTGGTCAACAGCAGAGAGTTGCTATTGCAAGAGCCATTGCCATGAATCCAAGGCTTCTGCTTTTAGATGAACCAACATCTGCTCTAGACCCAGAACTTACTGTAGAGGTTTTGAATGTGCTTGAAAAACTATCTGAGAAGAGAATGACCATGATAATTGTTACACACCAGCTTGGTTTTGCCATGAGAGCTGCTGACGAAGTTGTTTTCATGGAGGATGGGAAAATAGTTGAGAAGGGTCCACCTGAAAAAATTTTGCTTAATCCAGAGAAGGAGAGAACAAGAGAATTTGTTTCTAGGCTCATGGAGCTTTACAGAATGGAGAGGATGCGAAGACAATGAGTGAAGTAGTAAACGTATTCGCTAGCTATGCTCCAGAATTGCTAAACGCATTGATTTTAACTCTTGAAGTAACCTTTCTCTCATTTGCTATAGGCCTTGCTGGAGGTGTTGCAATAGCTATTTCAAGAGCATCAACACCAAAGCCAATAAAAATACTGATAACAGCTTTTGTTGAGCTTGTAAGAGGAACTCCAATGGTTGTTCAACTTTTCTTCATATACTA of the Ignisphaera cupida genome contains:
- a CDS encoding phosphoribosyltransferase, coding for MAIYPVKHVSWDEVVEWSTRLAAKVKESGYKPDVVVAVGRGGYVVSRLLCDLLDVDRLVALPIRWREQFRRRGEGYLADLIRCFAKAKQVDLCIADVVKGLSIEVVFNFDINLEGYNVLAVEEISATGLHLAKAKEIVLNNWRAGNVKTATLVWKVSTSPLKPEYVFITTNSFVWFQFPWSRLSDYQQFAKVAMEEECRNSGKCQWTLDEVEKLFRKWYGFDADRKYLSMALEKLVELEVARKIGNAIYLILV
- a CDS encoding cyclophilin-like family protein, producing the protein MLVEVLFEDLNNSLVIDVETHVETVKQVLPFKSKAVVWKHEIYFSTPINISFSEKTLFTALKRVLFIIGLQKKPCAYSTAFHIHIHQ
- a CDS encoding C25 family cysteine peptidase, with the translated sequence MSFGHNNQPTSSAKTILIATTLLIIATAGITHSVVADVWLDAHYDSRLEYADDKVDAIKLIMENECLGGMRYTVYVFGDWYKDWIIKYSLPYAIVWHIASHGGFDSLGNNFLLTHYNELIYGQEIPDLTNVHEGGPMYLAFASACYSGHPRVWSRTYMLYQGFLDKGALAYMGYMYTVGDYEAFLFARWFYHYAAGDDGIIHTVGEAKTLAKYMVPAVKGNIQLYGASNIVIVDGYYFVNTCVKGA
- a CDS encoding PepSY domain-containing protein, yielding MVLRFPPKIFALLSLILTLIAIGIVAYTAISPNQGFRNISNETSKPRYELPIIIIDSDKASVKISLEEAMRMVSRIWDVPKSAPSARVIIDKIEGRTYWSLGWVENSGKVYAMVDAETGQVVLLHDFRYKAKMDNLKNRARAVEIAVKLLEKLGIPTHMLTPEPSVLIERAPADGPVQEITYEVMWKQVYKGIQVIDGYVIVSVDPENQRPVGFVVKLLDVENISVEPKITRDSAVAIATEFLKSRGYSLGEVAEVKLCIGRPNYYWEGKPIIRGPPSLLWIVVFKKPYSDSGTVEVWVDAHSGVVVGGDKTRC
- a CDS encoding basic amino acid ABC transporter substrate-binding protein, with translation MSKIVYVTIAVVVVVAAVFAVYYLGFLSKPVEKVLRVGTSPDFPPFEYVDEKTGEVVGIDIDLIKAIANRLGYKVQIVSMDFDGLIPALEQGQVDVVISGMTITEERAKRVDFSIPYWKADQAIIVSKGSSFKPLKIEDLVNHTVGVQSGTTAEQLLDSYVSKGYNINVKRYSSYTLAVQDLINGRVDAVVVDSPVANTLAKKYSVEVAATITTGEEYGIAVKKGNKALLDQINKALSEILNSSEWDSIISKYMG
- a CDS encoding ABC transporter permease subunit (The N-terminal region of this protein, as described by TIGR01726, is a three transmembrane segment that identifies a subfamily of ABC transporter permease subunits, which specificities that include histidine, arginine, glutamine, glutamate, L-cystine (sic), the opines (in Agrobacterium) octopine and nopaline, etc.), with amino-acid sequence MDFNQLFQTIIFIALKGVSNTFLLSFGAFSLGLGLGSLLAFMQVLIGGFASKLIDFVTRVLRSIPPILMLFIVFYGFRINNVVAAIIGLGIISSAYQSQILRGVAEAVAARQLDAALSIGLDLWGSFRSVILPQVVLLSIPALLNEFTTILKDSSIAYAIGVVEMFTTAINLANARMEYAIPLVSVSILYIVICFGISYAASLIHRKISLLGYGESM
- a CDS encoding amino acid ABC transporter ATP-binding protein; this encodes MKTLLQAIDIHKYFGKQHVLKGINLDVYEGETVVIIGPSGSGKSTLLRCLNLLIKPDRGRIIFDGVDITSGGVDINKVRQEIGFVFQSYNLFAHLTAIENVVLGLVKVKKMSREEARRVAAEALLSVGITEDLWSKYPAQLSGGQQQRVAIARAIAMNPRLLLLDEPTSALDPELTVEVLNVLEKLSEKRMTMIIVTHQLGFAMRAADEVVFMEDGKIVEKGPPEKILLNPEKERTREFVSRLMELYRMERMRRQ